The following proteins are encoded in a genomic region of SAR324 cluster bacterium:
- a CDS encoding prepilin-type N-terminal cleavage/methylation domain-containing protein yields MSLNRNRRTPKGFSVLEVLVAISILTTMLIAIYQSFSTSLFILASVDNLWRSMTYTHNELTQWERSLNAPVAVNQGTFDDKHALAGFRWKREILDVSPLPGVIVRKVGYTLNWDEGKNEYTYNAEIYIKPD; encoded by the coding sequence TTGAGCTTAAACAGGAATAGAAGAACCCCAAAGGGATTCAGTGTACTGGAAGTGCTGGTCGCCATTTCTATTTTGACAACCATGCTCATTGCGATTTACCAGTCATTCAGTACCTCACTGTTTATCCTGGCGTCTGTTGACAACCTCTGGAGGTCCATGACCTACACCCACAATGAACTGACCCAGTGGGAACGGAGTCTCAACGCTCCGGTCGCAGTCAATCAGGGAACCTTTGACGATAAGCATGCACTGGCAGGATTTCGCTGGAAACGGGAAATTCTGGATGTGTCGCCACTGCCCGGAGTGATTGTCAGAAAAGTCGGCTATACACTCAACTGGGATGAAGGAAAAAATGAGTATACGTATAACGCTGAAATATACATCAAACCCGACTGA